One window from the genome of Bdellovibrio sp. NC01 encodes:
- a CDS encoding DUF192 domain-containing protein: MVSLLRCFALTALISFSFNAQAALQFAKKKISVGNKTFVVEIAESTPQHERGLMFINKLAEDEGMLFIFKNEETRFFWMKNTMIDLSIGFFDKDKTLVDVQEMKSGQNVSDADLPSYASARPAKYALEMNKGWFDKNKIKIGSKLKIH, encoded by the coding sequence ATGGTGTCGCTCTTGAGATGCTTCGCTCTAACGGCTCTCATTAGTTTTTCTTTTAATGCTCAAGCTGCTTTGCAATTCGCGAAGAAGAAGATCAGCGTGGGCAACAAGACCTTCGTCGTAGAAATTGCGGAATCAACTCCACAACACGAACGCGGTTTAATGTTCATCAATAAATTAGCTGAAGACGAAGGAATGCTGTTCATCTTTAAAAATGAAGAGACGCGTTTCTTTTGGATGAAGAATACGATGATTGATCTTTCGATTGGGTTTTTTGACAAAGATAAAACTTTAGTCGATGTGCAAGAAATGAAATCGGGACAAAATGTTTCTGATGCAGATCTTCCTTCTTATGCAAGTGCGCGACCGGCCAAGTACGCGCTTGAGATGAATAAAGGATGGTTTGATAAGAACAAAATCAAGATAGGCAGCAAACTTAAGATTCACTAA